The Zingiber officinale cultivar Zhangliang chromosome 10A, Zo_v1.1, whole genome shotgun sequence genome contains a region encoding:
- the LOC122026924 gene encoding probable glucomannan 4-beta-mannosyltransferase 4 isoform X4, with product MVEIECKLWANKGINIYYEVRDNRKGYKAGALKLGMEHDYAKECEFVAIFDSDFQPEPDFLMKTIPFLVHNPRIALVQARWQFVNFSDCLMTRIQKLTLDYHFKVEQEAGSSTFAFFGFNGTAGVWRTSAINEAGGWKDRTTVEDMDLAVRATLRGWKLLYVGDVKVKSELPSTFKAYRYQQHRWSCGAAYLFRKMAIEILKAKEVSLWKKFHLTYSFFFVRKIVTHLVTFFLYCVVIPTSVLVPEATIPAWGVVYIPTTITILNAIRNPSSLHLIPFWILFENVMAMHRMKATIIGLLEAGTFDEWIVTDKLGESLKDKTRIPLLEKASTTLSDRLNLPELGFAAFLFLCACYNLAYGQNYYYGYIYVQAVAFLVVGCGYVGTFIANP from the exons ATGGTGGAAATTGAATGCAAGCTTTGGGCAAACAAAGGCATTAATATATACTATGAAGTTAGGGATAACAGGAAAGGGTACAAAGCTGGTGCATTGAAACTGGGAATGGAACATGACTATGCCAAAGAATGTGAATTTGTTGCCATTTTTGATTCTGATTTCCAACCAGAACCTGATTTTCTCATGAAAACCATTCCTTTTCTTGTTCATAATCCACGTATTGCACTTGTTCAAGCACGATGGCAATTTG TGAACTTCAGCGATTGCCTTATGACAAGGATACAAAAGCTTACATTGGACTACCACTTTAAAGTGGAGCAAGAAGCAGGTTCATCCACCTTCGCGTTTTTTGGCTTCAATG GGACTGCTGGTGTGTGGCGTACATCAGCAATTAATGAAGCAGGAGGTTGGAAGGATAGAACCACTGTTGAGGATATGGACTTGGCTGTAAGAGCAACCCTCAGAGGCTGGAAACTGTTGTATGTGGGTGATGTAAAG GTTAAAAGCGAATTGCCCAGTACTTTCAAGGCATACCGGTACCAGCAGCATCGCTGGAGTTGTGGAGCTGCATACTTGTTCCGGAAAATGGCAATTGAGATACTAAAGGCCAAG GAAGTATCATTATGGAAGAAATTCCATCTAACATACAGTTTTTTCTTTGTAAGGAAGATTGTAACCCACTTAGTTACATTTTTTCTTTATTGCGTTGTGATCCCAACATCTGTTTTGGTTCCGGAAGCCACCATTCCAGCATGGGGAGTAGTGTATATACCTACTACAATTACCATTTTGAATGCCATAAGAAATCCAAG TTCCCTCCATCTTATTCCATTTTGGATCCTGTTTGAGAATGTCATGGCCATGCACCGGATGAAAGCAACTATAATTGGTCTATTGGAAGCTGGTACTTTTGACGAATGGATAGTCACGGATAAGCTGGGAGAGTCCCTCAAGGATAAAACTAGAATCCCATTACTAGAAAAGGCATCAACCACTCTAAGCGACAG ATTAAACTTGCCAGAACTCGGATTTgctgcctttctctttctttgtgCCTGCTACAATCTTGCCTATGGTCAAAACTACTACTATGGTTATATCTATGTTCAGGCGGTTGCATTCTTGGTTGTTGGCTGTGGCTATGTCGGAACCTTTATCGCAAACCCGTAG
- the LOC122026924 gene encoding probable glucomannan 4-beta-mannosyltransferase 4 isoform X2, whose translation MIPRILRSRFSFQGMVEIECKLWANKGINIYYEVRDNRKGYKAGALKLGMEHDYAKECEFVAIFDSDFQPEPDFLMKTIPFLVHNPRIALVQARWQFVNFSDCLMTRIQKLTLDYHFKVEQEAGSSTFAFFGFNGTAGVWRTSAINEAGGWKDRTTVEDMDLAVRATLRGWKLLYVGDVKVKSELPSTFKAYRYQQHRWSCGAAYLFRKMAIEILKAKEVSLWKKFHLTYSFFFVRKIVTHLVTFFLYCVVIPTSVLVPEATIPAWGVVYIPTTITILNAIRNPSSLHLIPFWILFENVMAMHRMKATIIGLLEAGTFDEWIVTDKLGESLKDKTRIPLLEKASTTLSDRLNLPELGFAAFLFLCACYNLAYGQNYYYGYIYVQAVAFLVVGCGYVGTFIANP comes from the exons ATGATTCCACGGATCCTACGATCAAG ATTTTCTTTTCAGGGCATGGTGGAAATTGAATGCAAGCTTTGGGCAAACAAAGGCATTAATATATACTATGAAGTTAGGGATAACAGGAAAGGGTACAAAGCTGGTGCATTGAAACTGGGAATGGAACATGACTATGCCAAAGAATGTGAATTTGTTGCCATTTTTGATTCTGATTTCCAACCAGAACCTGATTTTCTCATGAAAACCATTCCTTTTCTTGTTCATAATCCACGTATTGCACTTGTTCAAGCACGATGGCAATTTG TGAACTTCAGCGATTGCCTTATGACAAGGATACAAAAGCTTACATTGGACTACCACTTTAAAGTGGAGCAAGAAGCAGGTTCATCCACCTTCGCGTTTTTTGGCTTCAATG GGACTGCTGGTGTGTGGCGTACATCAGCAATTAATGAAGCAGGAGGTTGGAAGGATAGAACCACTGTTGAGGATATGGACTTGGCTGTAAGAGCAACCCTCAGAGGCTGGAAACTGTTGTATGTGGGTGATGTAAAG GTTAAAAGCGAATTGCCCAGTACTTTCAAGGCATACCGGTACCAGCAGCATCGCTGGAGTTGTGGAGCTGCATACTTGTTCCGGAAAATGGCAATTGAGATACTAAAGGCCAAG GAAGTATCATTATGGAAGAAATTCCATCTAACATACAGTTTTTTCTTTGTAAGGAAGATTGTAACCCACTTAGTTACATTTTTTCTTTATTGCGTTGTGATCCCAACATCTGTTTTGGTTCCGGAAGCCACCATTCCAGCATGGGGAGTAGTGTATATACCTACTACAATTACCATTTTGAATGCCATAAGAAATCCAAG TTCCCTCCATCTTATTCCATTTTGGATCCTGTTTGAGAATGTCATGGCCATGCACCGGATGAAAGCAACTATAATTGGTCTATTGGAAGCTGGTACTTTTGACGAATGGATAGTCACGGATAAGCTGGGAGAGTCCCTCAAGGATAAAACTAGAATCCCATTACTAGAAAAGGCATCAACCACTCTAAGCGACAG ATTAAACTTGCCAGAACTCGGATTTgctgcctttctctttctttgtgCCTGCTACAATCTTGCCTATGGTCAAAACTACTACTATGGTTATATCTATGTTCAGGCGGTTGCATTCTTGGTTGTTGGCTGTGGCTATGTCGGAACCTTTATCGCAAACCCGTAG
- the LOC122026924 gene encoding glucomannan 4-beta-mannosyltransferase 1-like isoform X1 produces the protein MEDPLSVGPAAPPSPVGVVSHLLSTILPLSDGVAIAWRWSDALLGSIGDAWREVRSRAVAPVLRVAIVVCLAMSAMLLVEVVSMAVVSLAVKILRRWPESRYRWEPINAGADPESGNLDFPMVLVQIPMYNERKVYKLSIGAACALFWPSDRIVIQVLDDSTDPTIKGMVEIECKLWANKGINIYYEVRDNRKGYKAGALKLGMEHDYAKECEFVAIFDSDFQPEPDFLMKTIPFLVHNPRIALVQARWQFVNFSDCLMTRIQKLTLDYHFKVEQEAGSSTFAFFGFNGTAGVWRTSAINEAGGWKDRTTVEDMDLAVRATLRGWKLLYVGDVKVKSELPSTFKAYRYQQHRWSCGAAYLFRKMAIEILKAKEVSLWKKFHLTYSFFFVRKIVTHLVTFFLYCVVIPTSVLVPEATIPAWGVVYIPTTITILNAIRNPSSLHLIPFWILFENVMAMHRMKATIIGLLEAGTFDEWIVTDKLGESLKDKTRIPLLEKASTTLSDRLNLPELGFAAFLFLCACYNLAYGQNYYYGYIYVQAVAFLVVGCGYVGTFIANP, from the exons atgGAGGACCCCTTGTCTGTTGGCCCTGCCGCTCCTCCCTCCCCGGTCGGCGTCGTCTCCCATCTCTTATCCACCATCTTACCACTGTCAG ACGGCGTTGCAATCGCTTGGCGTTGGTCCGATGCGCTATTGGGCTCGATCGGCGACGCCTGGCGGGAGGTGCGGTCGCGGGCAGTTGCGCCGGTGCTGCGAGTTGCGATCGTCGTTTGCTTGGCGATGTCGGCGATGCTGCTGGTCGAGGTGGTCTCCATGGCCGTCGTCAGCCTCGCGGTCAAGATCCTACGCCGCTGGCCGGAGTCGCGCTACCGTTGGGAGCCGATCAACGCCGGGGCCGACCCGGAGTCCGGGAATCTGGATTTTCCCATGGTGCTCGTTCAGATTCCGATGTACAACGAGAGAAAG GTATACAAGCTCTCCATTGGGGCCGCCTGTGCTCTTTTCTGGCCGTCCGATCGGATAGTAATCCAAGTTCTGGATGATTCCACGGATCCTACGATCAAG GGCATGGTGGAAATTGAATGCAAGCTTTGGGCAAACAAAGGCATTAATATATACTATGAAGTTAGGGATAACAGGAAAGGGTACAAAGCTGGTGCATTGAAACTGGGAATGGAACATGACTATGCCAAAGAATGTGAATTTGTTGCCATTTTTGATTCTGATTTCCAACCAGAACCTGATTTTCTCATGAAAACCATTCCTTTTCTTGTTCATAATCCACGTATTGCACTTGTTCAAGCACGATGGCAATTTG TGAACTTCAGCGATTGCCTTATGACAAGGATACAAAAGCTTACATTGGACTACCACTTTAAAGTGGAGCAAGAAGCAGGTTCATCCACCTTCGCGTTTTTTGGCTTCAATG GGACTGCTGGTGTGTGGCGTACATCAGCAATTAATGAAGCAGGAGGTTGGAAGGATAGAACCACTGTTGAGGATATGGACTTGGCTGTAAGAGCAACCCTCAGAGGCTGGAAACTGTTGTATGTGGGTGATGTAAAG GTTAAAAGCGAATTGCCCAGTACTTTCAAGGCATACCGGTACCAGCAGCATCGCTGGAGTTGTGGAGCTGCATACTTGTTCCGGAAAATGGCAATTGAGATACTAAAGGCCAAG GAAGTATCATTATGGAAGAAATTCCATCTAACATACAGTTTTTTCTTTGTAAGGAAGATTGTAACCCACTTAGTTACATTTTTTCTTTATTGCGTTGTGATCCCAACATCTGTTTTGGTTCCGGAAGCCACCATTCCAGCATGGGGAGTAGTGTATATACCTACTACAATTACCATTTTGAATGCCATAAGAAATCCAAG TTCCCTCCATCTTATTCCATTTTGGATCCTGTTTGAGAATGTCATGGCCATGCACCGGATGAAAGCAACTATAATTGGTCTATTGGAAGCTGGTACTTTTGACGAATGGATAGTCACGGATAAGCTGGGAGAGTCCCTCAAGGATAAAACTAGAATCCCATTACTAGAAAAGGCATCAACCACTCTAAGCGACAG ATTAAACTTGCCAGAACTCGGATTTgctgcctttctctttctttgtgCCTGCTACAATCTTGCCTATGGTCAAAACTACTACTATGGTTATATCTATGTTCAGGCGGTTGCATTCTTGGTTGTTGGCTGTGGCTATGTCGGAACCTTTATCGCAAACCCGTAG
- the LOC122027538 gene encoding uncharacterized protein LOC122027538, protein MDDQSRSSAPVESLVSRLDQFDLRLRQIEEKQRLLPAPECYFTADVKLLAKKRRGGGGGGGQHCRYTSLSAMHDLEIKDALLDRLHMLETRIRQLSSELDKDIGGGGTSPAETVVRAEKNKESGGARSWRSVVSFKSGARELPSQKPIIIKVKELEKAVGAAEKAVGAACQTERRRAERARLYRRWLTVGC, encoded by the exons ATGGACGACCAAAGTCGATCATCTGCTCCGGTGGAATCCCTCGTCAGCCGGCTCGACCAATTTGATCTTCGG TTGAGGCAGATAGAGGAGAAGCAGAGACTCCTTCCTGCGCCGGAATGCTACTTCACCGCCGACGTGAAGCTCTTGGCGAAGAAGCgccgcggcggcggcggcggcggcggccaacACTGCCGATACACTTCCCTGTCCGCCATGCACGACTTGGAAATCAAGGACGCTCTTTTGGACCGTCTCCACATGCTCGAGACGCGAATCCGTCAG CTGAGTTCGGAGCTGGACAAGGACATCGGCGGTGGCGGCACCTCCCCTGCGGAGACTGTAGTGCGCGCAGAGAAGAACAAGGAGAGCGGCGGCGCCCGGTCGTGGAGGTCGGTGGTTTCGTTCAAGAGCGGCGCCCGTGAGCTCCCGAGTCAGAAGCCCATCATCATAAAG GTGAAGGAGCTGGAAAAAGCGGTGGGCGCGGCGGAGAAGGCGGTGGGCGCCGCTTGCCAGACCGAGAGGAGACGGGCGGAGCGTGCGCGGCTCTATCGGAGATGGCTCACGGTTGGATGCTGA
- the LOC122026924 gene encoding probable glucomannan 4-beta-mannosyltransferase 4 isoform X3 codes for MEDPLSVGPAAPPSPVGVVSHLLSTILPLSDGVAIAWRWSDALLGSIGDAWREVRSRAVAPVLRVAIVVCLAMSAMLLVEVVSMAVVSLAVKILRRWPESRYRWEPINAGADPESGNLDFPMVLVQIPMYNERKVYKLSIGAACALFWPSDRIVIQVLDDSTDPTIKGMVEIECKLWANKGINIYYEVRDNRKGYKAGALKLGMEHDYAKECEFVAIFDSDFQPEPDFLMKTIPFLVHNPRIALVQARWQFVNFSDCLMTRIQKLTLDYHFKVEQEAGSSTFAFFGFNGTAGVWRTSAINEAGGWKDRTTVEDMDLAVRATLRGWKLLYVGDVKVKSELPSTFKAYRYQQHRWSCGAAYLFRKMAIEILKAKEVSLWKKFHLTYSFFFPPFQHGE; via the exons atgGAGGACCCCTTGTCTGTTGGCCCTGCCGCTCCTCCCTCCCCGGTCGGCGTCGTCTCCCATCTCTTATCCACCATCTTACCACTGTCAG ACGGCGTTGCAATCGCTTGGCGTTGGTCCGATGCGCTATTGGGCTCGATCGGCGACGCCTGGCGGGAGGTGCGGTCGCGGGCAGTTGCGCCGGTGCTGCGAGTTGCGATCGTCGTTTGCTTGGCGATGTCGGCGATGCTGCTGGTCGAGGTGGTCTCCATGGCCGTCGTCAGCCTCGCGGTCAAGATCCTACGCCGCTGGCCGGAGTCGCGCTACCGTTGGGAGCCGATCAACGCCGGGGCCGACCCGGAGTCCGGGAATCTGGATTTTCCCATGGTGCTCGTTCAGATTCCGATGTACAACGAGAGAAAG GTATACAAGCTCTCCATTGGGGCCGCCTGTGCTCTTTTCTGGCCGTCCGATCGGATAGTAATCCAAGTTCTGGATGATTCCACGGATCCTACGATCAAG GGCATGGTGGAAATTGAATGCAAGCTTTGGGCAAACAAAGGCATTAATATATACTATGAAGTTAGGGATAACAGGAAAGGGTACAAAGCTGGTGCATTGAAACTGGGAATGGAACATGACTATGCCAAAGAATGTGAATTTGTTGCCATTTTTGATTCTGATTTCCAACCAGAACCTGATTTTCTCATGAAAACCATTCCTTTTCTTGTTCATAATCCACGTATTGCACTTGTTCAAGCACGATGGCAATTTG TGAACTTCAGCGATTGCCTTATGACAAGGATACAAAAGCTTACATTGGACTACCACTTTAAAGTGGAGCAAGAAGCAGGTTCATCCACCTTCGCGTTTTTTGGCTTCAATG GGACTGCTGGTGTGTGGCGTACATCAGCAATTAATGAAGCAGGAGGTTGGAAGGATAGAACCACTGTTGAGGATATGGACTTGGCTGTAAGAGCAACCCTCAGAGGCTGGAAACTGTTGTATGTGGGTGATGTAAAG GTTAAAAGCGAATTGCCCAGTACTTTCAAGGCATACCGGTACCAGCAGCATCGCTGGAGTTGTGGAGCTGCATACTTGTTCCGGAAAATGGCAATTGAGATACTAAAGGCCAAG GAAGTATCATTATGGAAGAAATTCCATCTAACATACAGTTTTTTCTTT CCACCATTCCAGCATGGGGAGTAG